ACTGGCCGCTTCCTCATGAACCTCTGGGCCATCTTCTGCCTCCTGGTGCTCTCCAGCTACACGGCCAACCTCGCGGCTGTCATGGTGGGGGACAAGACCTTTGAGGAGCTCTCGGGCATCCACGACCCAAAGGTAGGAGAGCATCTGGGCTGCTTTGGATGGGATGAGATGGGGCTGAAGCCCAGGGACAGGGCGGTGGGTGGGTGTGTTCGTGTGGGTGTGcgtgcacacacatgtgtgtctgtgtgttctGTCCTTCCTGCTGCATCGTCCCTGCTGCGATGAGCGTGACAGGTCTCCCCAGCCCCggtcctgcagcacagcccctcctgaggccctggggggggtgtgtgtgtgtgtgtgtgtgtgtgtcttccCAGGCCCCCAGGAAGGTTTCTCATCGTTCCCCCACCCCGGTGTTTAATCCTGGCCTCAGCTCCAGGGCAGGGGAGAAGTGGGTTCACGCTGGGGCTGCTCttggtggggcgggggggggtggtggggagctcTTTGCCAGACACCCcacaagagctgctgcagctccacgggctgcccaggccccccccccccccccccccccccactctGCGGCTCTGCATGCTCAGGGCCTGGGGACGTGTCCCCAGGGAGCCGGGGGCTGTtcccgccggggctggggggtaCTGATGCTCCGGTGCCTCCTTCCAGCTGCATCACCCCTCGCAGGGCTTCCGCTTCGGCACGGTCTGGGAGAGCAGTGCTGAGGAGTACATCAAGAAGAGCTTCCCCGAGATGCACGAATACATGCGGCGCTACAACGTCCCCACCACCCCCGCCGGCGTCACCATGCTCAAGtgaggggcggggagggcagggctggggtgggggggtcagggggtgTCCCCTCCTTTTacccctcccagggcagacatcgccccatccctgcagcctgtgcacCCCCACTCCGCACACACACAtgttcccccaccccagggagGGGTGTCAGGCGGGGGGgaccctggggaaggggggggggcgAGCCCCCCTCGCTGAGGGTCCCCCTGCGTTGGTGCAGGACGGAGCCCCCCAAGCTCAATGCCTTCATCATGGACAAGTCGCTGCTGGACTACGAGGTCTCCATCGACTCCGACTGCAAACTGCTGACCGTGGGCAAACCCTTCGCCATTGAAGgttggggggggctgcagggcggggggggtgcaggggggagtattctctgtgtgtgtgtgtgcgcacacgCCTGTACACACGCATGTGTGCTCTGGCTGCGATGGGGCCATGCCCTGCCATGGCcatgcagggcagggagggtgcCCACTCTGTGGCAGCCCCCCCACCAGCACTGCCACtgtctcccccccaccccaccgggGCCAGGCTACGGCATCGGCCTCCCCCAGAACTCGCCGCTGACCTCCAACATCTCCGAGTTCATCAGCCGCTACAAGTCGGCCGGGTTCATCGACCTCTTGCACGACAAGTGGTACAAGATGGTGCCCTGCGGCAAGCGCGTCTTCGCTGTCACAGAGGTGCGGGCGGCTGGCCCCTCGGCTCAGGGGGtctgacccccccccccagcccagctgacacccccctctccccgcagACCCTGCAGATGGGCATCTACCACTTCTCAGGGCTCTTCGTGCTGCTCTGCATCGGGCTCAGCGGCTCCCTGCTCACCTCCCTGGGCGAGCGTGTCTTCTACCACCTCGTCCTGCCCCGCATCAAGCGCAAGAAGAAATTCAGCTACTGGCTGCACACGAGCCAGGTGGGGCCAGCGGGAACAGGATCACCCAGCGCCCAAAAGATGCCCACCCTGTGCCGCTgatccttcttcccttccacaACCTCTtgccctcctccagccccggACCGTTAACCCCCGGCCCATCACCTCCCATCTCACTGTTCCCTCATTCCTCACAGAAAATCCACCGGGCTCTGAACATGGGCATGGAGGAGCAGAAAAGCCAGCAGCCAAGCTTGGAGCAGAGGTacggctggggctgggggcctgccctgctctcctcctcctcctcgctgtGGGCAGCCCCTGTCCTGGGGGGCCACAGAGGGGCTTCCCATCTGCCAGCTCAACccttccacccctccccaaaAAGGTGTGACCGCCAGCTGAGGCAGGCACCGgcagcagggcagccctggAGCACCCTGCGGAAGGAGGCACGGCGGGTCCGCTTCCAGCTGGACAAAGCCCCCCCCGAGGGTGAGGGGTCCCTGTGGTACCCCGCGAACGGGCAGGCGCTGCGGCCCCCCGAGAGGGCAGCTGGCGAGAGCGAGCTccgggagctggaggagaagatCCAGGAGATGCGGGACCAGCTGCGCGCAGCCCTGGTGAGGAAGAGCGAGCTGGTGGCCGCGCTGGGCACGGCGAAGAGCGGCCGGGCACTGCCTGCCCCACCGGCCACCGAGGAGCCCCGGGAGGAGAGGTgatgcggggcggggggccggcaCAGCGCTCAGCCCGCTCCccgggcagggaggaggcaggcagccCCAAAAACACCCCGGGTGGGGCTGCTCCGCAGTGAGCCGGGCAGGGCAGACCATCACCCGCTCCCCTCGCTGGGAGCAGGAGCAAAGAGatgagggagggaaggatggagggGGGATGTCCTGGGActgcctcccttccccaaaGCAAAGGCGCTGGTCTCTtcctcacctccctcctcccatcCTGCTGCCAACGGGGGTTTAAACAGCAGCCATCCACCTGAGCAGAGGGGGTTTATTTGGGGGGAAGGCAGTGGGTTAAGATGAGCTGAGAGGCCCCTGCAGAACCAGGACAAACTGCAGCACTTCTGCTGGCAGACCCTCTAGCAGCGCTGTGTTTTTAATCTGTGTAAATAAAGATGAcggagaaaaagaaagtctgctttttctcttccagctgcatCCTAAATGCAGCAAGGCTTGGGGCCAGGGtgacccttcccctccctcctccgcAGGCACAGCCCCACCACAGGACAGCAgtgatgaggaggaggaaggtgagTAGCCCTCCTCCCGCAGTGCGCTGACCTGGCAGCAGGATGGGCAGAGACCCCAGCCTCCCCTCCAGGAGAGCCATCTCCAGGGAGGCAAAGCCGGGCTGATCTCCAGAGCCACCTCAAACCAGAAACGGAGCCTTCCTCGGGCAGATGGTGAGATGGACGTCACGGGCGCCAGCCTGTTTCTCAGCCCACAGAGTGCGGAAGAGCCTTCGCCCCCACCAGCGGAGGAAATTCAGTAACTCACAGTCCAACGGTGAAAGGACCGGGGCGAGAGAACAGCAGATCTTCCCTCCCCGCAGCCTTTCCACTCGCACAGAGAGGCTGCCGAACACCGGTGAGCACAGCTGCGACAGGGACTTGTGCTCCGTGCCCTCCCCGCCCTGCCACCACCCCTCCGAGCCGTAACGGGGCACCCCGGCACCCCAGGAGGGTGGCAGGGGCATCCGAAGTACTGAGTGCTCGACTTGCTGCGCCTGCCCCCACGCCACAGGATCCTCACACCTCAACTTCCAGCAGGAACCCAGCACAACTGCTAGCAGGACACCACAGCAGCTGTTAGatataatatttattattatatacAAACACATTTTGTACATTAATTAAATAGAATGAACTCTACTCTTCATTCATCAAATCATTTGGTTTGTTTCCCCCCCACCCACTCCTCTCAAAAGCCTATGATTATTCCTTGCTCTCTGGCACGTCCACGCCAGAGGCAGGGAGCCAGTCGCCAACAAGGCCCCTTCCCAGGAAGGCTGGCTGCAGAAGGGTCTGACATGCTGCGCATGAGCAGGCTCCCCCACTCCCATAGCAACACCCAGGGCTCCatgagacaaaaagaaaaaaaaaaagaggggggcACCTGGGTGGGAAATGCAGAGAAAGTGAAGTGGGGGCTCTGAGCCCCCACAGTGCTGACATGGAAACCCTGTCCTGGTGGGAGACACCGAAATGCACACAGGAGCCCTCCAAGGACTCCACAAACGCTGCTCGGCTGTGGGGAGACGAGGCTGAACTCGGGGATGCTTCTACAGTGACCCAGCTCCCCCCCAGAAGAGCAGGGTGCCCCACGCGCCGCCTCCCAGCGCTGCCCTTTTCCACCACGTTTCTCCCCGAGCACCTCTCTCCTCTCAGCCCTACCGACACGACGCGCTCCTGTGTCGCTCCGCTCTACCTACAAGTGTAAACCCTCTTTCCAGCCATATCCTGGCGTGGGTCCAGCCCGCCCTCGGGAGCAGCCGGTCCCCGTCCCAgccccccagctcagccccgtGGTACCAAGTCAGGCAGTTGTATCGCGGAGGGGCACAGCCAGCTTCACCTCTGCTGCCAGGGAAGTGAGGGAAAATTAGCTGCAATGTCTTGGCTTGTTTTGGTTCTTTGCTAAACCATCTCATGCAACAATTCAGCCAGTGAAAAGCCGATCTCTCCTCTGGGATGGGGCTGATCTTAAACGCAAACGTGTCCCACTGAAGGGACAAGGCACTGAAAAGCAAACTACATCACCCACAGCGGCAGGAGCCAAAAGCAGAGCTGTACAGAGACAGAGCTGCTGTCCTCCTTGTCCCAAACATCGCTACAGACACTGACGCTACAGACCAGTTCCCAGCGGGTACTGCTCGAGACCATTTGCCTGTGCCAGGAGCTCCCACTTTACGCTGGGCACACACATCTAAGAGAGGCCAAATTCCCAAAAAGCCCCCACAGAGGTcaccagcagcagaagggacGGCATTTCTCCGTGGCTGACCAGCATCGGAATCAACCCTGCTGCTTCCAAGCCCAGCCAAATGCATCTCCCCTGGGATGGAAGCTCTAACCCGGAGACGGCAGCTTCCACTCCCCAAACCCACTGACTGAGGGAAgttcaaggacagaaaaaatggGGCTGAACTGCAGTTTCTGCTTTGGTTATTGCCCAGCTTTGCCCTGGTGTGAGCAGATCTAGTGTTGGGGGAAGGTCTTAAGCTCCTCTTCCCCTTAAGTTTACCAggtttctcctctgccttctgtggCTCTGCCAAGGATGTCTGAAAACGCTCTCCCTGTTCATACACAGCTGCTATTCTATCCAGAAAgctgccacacacacacacacacacgtggTCTGTCCCAAATCAGGTCATGCTCGTGAACAGCGCCTGGACTGCAAACACGACCGCAGAGGGCAAAGCTGGGCAGCCGGGGGCACGGAAAAGCTGCGGCACGGAGCGGACTGCCAGGCTCAAGCAGGCGGCCTGCTCGCCTGCAGCCGCGACACGAGGCCCCCGAGCCTCGCAGGCCATGGGAGCAAAGGCCTCGTCCCTGCctgccggcagccccgcgcGCATCAGCCTCTCGTACACAAGCACACACCTGCTTTTCCCAGGGCAGTTCGTCGCAGCACTTTTTCTCTgtcccagctgctctgcctccaCTAAGAGGAATTCATGGGTTAAGGATGATGGTGAAGTGAGAAATAGTAACAAACGAAATCCAAATGCCTTCCTGGCAGTCCAGAATTACAGTAACAGGGACTCACGAGAGGCTCCTCGAGTCTGGCTCCGAGCAAGGTGTGGAGCTAGGTGTACTATCCACTGGCGCTGGGCAAGGGCTGCTTTCCCCCCGGTCCCCAAGAGCACGGCCCAAGCGTCTGTCCTGATCAGCGTCCCCCACAAAGGCTGGAGGGCTCTCTGCCACGGTGCTGTTTGCAAGGCAGTTCTTGCCACTGGGTTTCGCTTGACTGTCTGAGCCTTCGACAGCCTCAGTCTGCTCAggaagggaagggctggggaCTGAGgccccctcctcctgccgcGGGACGAGGGGCGCAGCTGGTGCCGCCTCTGCGGTGGGGAGAACATCTGCTGCAGCCACCACAGATGTTGAAGTGACTTCAATGGTGATGGAGCCCATGGCCGTCTCCGGGTGGTCGCTGCTGACCCTGATGCGGGCAACCAAAccggaggcagcagcagcatcctgaGGGCTCCCGTTGGCCATGGCTTCGTGCACATTTGGCTCCAGGAGGGTAGTGCTCAGGTCGGAGAGAAACGAGGCTTCTGTAACGATAGCGGCTGTCTCAGCTACCCAGTTCAGATCGCTGCCAACAGAAGCCGCTGTGGCAGCGGCGATGACGCTGGAGGCCTCGCTGGGAGTCagggcagctgggctgctgctctccccagaGGGCCCGGCGGCCAGGTGGGGTCGGCGGCTCCCCACATCAACAGGGGCAGCTGTAGTGTTGTTGTTGAGGTTGTCTTGGAGCGTCGTCTGAGTCCCCTGGCCTACCTGCTGGTTCTGCAACAGCATCTCCTGGATCCTGATCTGCTGGAGAATGGCTGGCAGCTCATAGTGATGGAAGAAGTAAATCATCGAATGCTAGAGAAGGCAAAGGGCAAGGAGTCACTCACTGCGCCCGGGCTGTGAGCCTAAACATACCTCAGAAAACTACACCTTCCTCTTGCTGTAAAGACAGCGACCGGAGAATTCGGCTGCTCTGATAGCCAAGAGGTtatctgaaatttggaaagatTTACCCCTTCTACCACAAttcctgaaagctgtttttacAGCTTCTCTCTGAAGACAGGCAATGGAGTACAACCCCTCTTCCCTTTTAAGGGCTGAGAACAAGAAGGGTAAAGGCATTTCTCTGGCCCATCCTCACCTCCCTGTCTCCatcctgcagcagagaaagggtcaacagacagacacacaggtTTGCTTGAACCAGGATAGTGGAGATACCAATCTGGAGCTGGTCTTGCCAGCATCTTCACTGCACAGACCTGACCAACTCCTCAGCCTCTGCAAGGGAGATCTTCAGTGGGATTTCTTCCAGAAAGACGGGATAGAAATCCTTCCCTAACAGCTTCCAAAACTCACTTGACATCAGCCTACTGTCAGTCACGTGGCTGGATTTGAGCCAGTGACCAAAAAGTCCCACTGTCCAATAACCTTCTGTTCCATTTCCAACCCGGGGATTATTTCAATCTCTTATATAAATAAAGATTGCTACTCAAACTCAGCTTGACAAGAAGTTTGATAAAGCCCAACCTGCAGCTGATTTCCTTCACTTTTTAACAGCACAGCCAGTGTGAGCGATCAGCAACGTAACAATTCAAATCGCAGGCAGCCAGACCCCTCTGAGGCGTGCGGAGTGACCAGGACTGAATTCACAGGATGGCACCTGCCTCCGCGCGGCTGGTTGAGCTAACGTGCAACAGAAGTGGCAGCTACTCACCTGGATGAAGAGCCACGAGGTGACGAGAGCCAGGCTGCTGTACTGCCCGTTGAAGCGATAGTGGTAAGCATAGAAGGCAAAGTGGTACAGATAGAAGAACCTggacagaaaagcaataaatatcAGGATACGCCAACGGACAGGACAAACCTGAGTTTCTTCCCATCCCTAACTCCGTTCTGAGCTGGGGCACTTTGCACAGGGTGGTGCAGACTCCGTTAACAGGTAATTAGAATTGCCCCAAGAGTGGAAGCCCTGCCTGGGAGGGCTGGAAAAGATCTGGAGCAGCCTCCCCCCACCAGAGAACGGCACACGCAGCGAGAATGCGCAATACAGGAATGAGGTCCCAGCCAGCTCTTACCTCAGCCAATGCCTCTTGCTCGTATTGGTGTGGCAACAGATAGCATCGTACTGGTCAGCCAGCCACACAATAAGGATGATGTAAAACGCAGTTGTGGTGTCATTGAAGAACTCTGACATAATGGCCTCCATACCTACAGACAGAGGGTGTCTGACATCACCACGCTGCAGGGCACAGACACCAGTTCGGCAAAGGGCTTCCCAAAGGGGCACGTGAAGGAATCATCTGTCATTTCAGAGCTGGGGCTGCATGACCGTACAGCAAAGACCACCCCAGGATAAATTAGCTCTGTTTAAAGCAGCAGCTAAGGGCAAACATGTTTCACTGCTGACTGCAGTCACTACACAGGCCAGAGGATCAGCTGCCTCCGGACAGCACTgattttgggtggggtttttttgttgcttgttttttaaattcaaattgtGCTAATGCAACGTGATCACAGGAAGCCTGAATCTGAAATGAACTAGTGACAGACAACGCTTCAGTTTATGTGATTTCCAAATTAACTGCTTTTCCAGGGGACCCAGAAGGACAATGCAGCTcaccttgccatcaaattccAGAGCCTTCCACCTTGTGAGGAGCAGACACACTAACCACCCACCGTGGCCAGGTCAGAACAGGGAATTATACTTTCTACAGATCCCAAAGGGACTTGCTGCACATACACAAGAAGTGAGCTAATGTCCTTACCTACTAGAGCCAGAATGACAGTGaggaggggagctgcagggaacGCAATTGTCATGTTCATTTCCAGCATCTGTAAGAGGTCAActgcaagaaggaaaacatacTATAACACAAAGTGGGTGTGGGGCCACGAACTCTCCACCCCCACATTACCCCCCCATTCAGAGCACTGCAACACGCAGTGAAGTCCACTGTCCCAAGTCCACCGTCCCTGATGCTCGTCAAGAGACAGAACAGCTCTTGCAAGCACGGTGACGGGAGTATAGGGGGAACATATTCCCTGTGC
The Gavia stellata isolate bGavSte3 chromosome 32, bGavSte3.hap2, whole genome shotgun sequence genome window above contains:
- the TMEM259 gene encoding membralin → MSENQPNANNHHPANNNGGGGAAGGNNRGVRNPNLNQNPLINVRDRLFHALFFKMAVTYARLFPPSFRRVFEFFVLLKALFVLFILAYIHIAFSRSPINCLEHVREKWPRDGILRVEIQRNSSRAPIFLQFCGVEKFPGMVVESTAEEEEEEEEEMTVDMFENSSIKFELDIEPKVFLKPPRVSSTEALTHNESQEFSFSEAATKGMQPLRETVSEFEMLARAVWPQEEYIVEYSLEYGFLRLSQSTRQRLSIPVMVVTLDPTRDQCFGDRFSRLLLDEFLGYDDILMSSVKALAENEENKGFLRNVVSGEHYRFVSMWMARTSYLAAFVIMVIFTLSVSMLLRYSHHQIFVFIVDLLQMLEMNMTIAFPAAPLLTVILALVGMEAIMSEFFNDTTTAFYIILIVWLADQYDAICCHTNTSKRHWLRFFYLYHFAFYAYHYRFNGQYSSLALVTSWLFIQHSMIYFFHHYELPAILQQIRIQEMLLQNQQVGQGTQTTLQDNLNNNTTAAPVDVGSRRPHLAAGPSGESSSPAALTPSEASSVIAAATAASVGSDLNWVAETAAIVTEASFLSDLSTTLLEPNVHEAMANGSPQDAAAASGLVARIRVSSDHPETAMGSITIEVTSTSVVAAADVLPTAEAAPAAPLVPRQEEGASVPSPSLPEQTEAVEGSDSQAKPSGKNCLANSTVAESPPAFVGDADQDRRLGRALGDRGESSPCPAPVDSTPSSTPCSEPDSRSLS